One segment of Dermochelys coriacea isolate rDerCor1 chromosome 27, rDerCor1.pri.v4, whole genome shotgun sequence DNA contains the following:
- the CCR7 gene encoding C-C chemokine receptor type 7, with protein sequence MWFFHPPCNCKASTRQTMDSGKQVKVTVVLSLPFIFQLCTGNNVTDYYDSNITVDYNMFESLCEKAEVRSFRAAFLPAMYSFICFIGLLGNGLVILTYIYFKRLKTMTDIYLLNLALADILFLLTLPFWATSAAKYWLFGEFACKAVYCICKMSFFSGMLLLLAISIDRYFSIVQAASAHRLRSRMIFISKMTCFSIWILAFVLSIPELVHSRVNSSETPRCSIIATTDLHKFDTGIKVSQMVFGFLVPLLVMSFCYFVIVKTLLQARNFEKNKAIKVIIAVVIVFIVFQLPYNGVMLAKTISAFNNTDSQCEKSKQLDVADDVTYTLACFRCCLNPFLYAFIGVKFRNDLFKLLKELGCLSQERLWQLSSCRENRRFSIAMETETTTTFSP encoded by the exons ATGTGGTTCTTTCACCCACCCTGCAATTGTAAAGCCAGCACAAGGCAGACCATGGACAGTG GTAAACAGGTGAAGGTGACGGTTGTTTTGAGTCTTCCCTTCATTTTCCAG TTGTGCACAGGCAACAATGTCACTGACTACTATGACTCCAACATCACTGTCGATTACAACATGTTCGAGAGTCTCTGTGAGAAGGCTGAGGTCCGGAGCTTCCGCGCTGCATTCCTCCCAGCTATGTACTCATTCATCTGCTTCATTGGGCTCCTGGGGAATGGGCTGGTGATACTGACCTACATCTACTTCAAGAGGCTCAAGACTATGACCGACATCTACCTGCTAAACCTGGCTTTAGCAGACATCCTCTTCCTACTGACACTCCCCTTCTGGGCCACGAGTGCAGCCAAGTACTGGCTTTTTGGGGAGTTTGCCTGCAAAGCCGTCTACTGCATCTGCAAGATGAGCTTCTTCAGTGGGATGCTGTTGCTCCTGGCCATCAGCATTGACAGGTACTTCTCCATCGTCCAGGCCGCCTCCGCCCACCGTCTCCGCTCCCGCATGATCTTCATAAGCAAGATGACGTGCTTCTCCATCTGGATCCTGGCCTTTGTCCTCTCCATCCCAGAACTGGTCCACAGTAGAGTGAACTCATCCGAGACACCCCGCTGCTCCATCATTGCCACCACCGACTTGCACAAGTTCGACACCGGCATCAAAGTGTCCCAGATGGTCTTTGGCTTCCTAGTACCCCTGTTGGTCATGTCCTTCTGCTACTTTGTCATCGTCAAGACCTTGCTCCAGGCCCGTAACTTCGAAAAGAACAAGGCCATCAAGGTCATCATCGCTGTGGTGATAGTCTTCATCGTCTTCCAGCTGCCTTACAATGGCGTCATGTTGGCCAAGACCATCTCAGCTTTCAACAATACTGACAGCCAGTGCGAGAAGAGTAAGCAGCTGGACGTGGCAGATGACGTGACCTACACTCTGGCCTGCTTCCGCTGCTGCCTCAACCCCTTCCTCTATGCCTTCATTGGCGTCAAGTTCCGCAACGACCTCTTCAAGCTTCTCAAGGAGCTGGGTTGCCTGAGCCAGGAGCGGCTCTGGCAGCTGTCGTCCTGCAGGGAGAATAGGCGGTTCTCCATTGCTATGGAGACAGAGACAACCACCACTTTCTCACCATGA